The following coding sequences lie in one Myxococcota bacterium genomic window:
- a CDS encoding MFS transporter produces MSDTSRPLLSRAFLVCFAANLLQGLAFNLFLHLPGYLHDLGAGDTQIGFLTGLTAFAAIVLRGPLGPLMDRHGRRGITWAGGLLMVGSLSLYLIVEAIDVTLILVRILHGLAEAILFTALFTYAADVVPEQSRTQGLALFGVSGMLPISLGGVLGDALLARGGFPLLFEAAVGISLFALVVSLALPRLERLRPAEGERVGMRAALGQRDLLPLWWITSVFFLVLAAFWIFIKRFVDETGVGSVGLFFSAYTVAALFVRIAAGRLPDRVGPKRVLAPSLACLAVGFAVMLGATSAAALAVAGLLCGVGHGYAFPILFGMVVTRTPAANRGAAMAIYTGLSDLGMLLGGPLFGALVDLLGFGPMFAFAGVVTLAGSVVFFVWDARVAGPRPAG; encoded by the coding sequence GTGTCCGACACGTCCCGCCCGCTGCTCTCCCGCGCGTTCCTCGTCTGCTTCGCGGCGAATCTGCTGCAGGGCCTCGCCTTCAATCTCTTCCTGCACCTGCCGGGCTACCTGCACGACCTCGGCGCCGGCGATACGCAGATCGGCTTCCTCACCGGGCTCACGGCGTTCGCCGCCATCGTCCTGCGCGGTCCCCTGGGCCCGCTGATGGATCGTCACGGTCGACGCGGCATTACCTGGGCGGGCGGGCTGCTCATGGTGGGCAGCCTCTCCCTCTACCTCATCGTCGAGGCGATCGATGTCACGCTGATCCTCGTGCGGATCCTGCATGGCCTCGCCGAAGCGATCCTGTTCACGGCGCTCTTCACCTACGCCGCCGACGTGGTTCCCGAGCAGTCCCGCACCCAGGGCCTCGCGCTCTTCGGGGTGTCGGGAATGCTTCCCATTTCGTTGGGCGGCGTCCTCGGCGACGCGCTGCTCGCGCGGGGCGGGTTCCCCCTGCTCTTCGAAGCCGCCGTCGGCATCTCCCTGTTCGCCCTCGTGGTGTCCCTCGCCCTGCCGCGCCTCGAGCGGTTGCGTCCGGCCGAGGGCGAGCGCGTCGGCATGCGGGCCGCGCTCGGCCAGCGCGACCTCCTGCCGCTCTGGTGGATCACGTCCGTCTTCTTCCTGGTACTCGCGGCGTTCTGGATCTTCATCAAGCGCTTCGTCGACGAGACGGGGGTCGGCAGCGTGGGGCTCTTCTTCAGCGCCTACACCGTGGCGGCGCTCTTCGTGCGCATCGCGGCGGGGCGGCTGCCCGATCGCGTCGGACCGAAGCGGGTCCTGGCCCCGTCGCTCGCGTGTCTCGCCGTTGGCTTCGCAGTGATGCTCGGAGCGACCAGCGCCGCTGCGCTCGCGGTCGCCGGGCTGCTCTGCGGCGTCGGACACGGCTACGCCTTCCCGATCCTCTTCGGAATGGTCGTCACCCGGACGCCGGCCGCGAACCGCGGCGCCGCGATGGCCATCTACACGGGTCTCTCGGACCTGGGGATGCTGCTGGGGGGCCCCCTCTTCGGCGCGCTGGTCGACCTGCTGGGCTTCGGACCGATGTTCGCGTTCGCCGGGGTCGTCACGCTCGCCGGGAGCGTGGTCTTCTTCGTCTGGGACGCCCGGGTCGCGGGGCCCAGGCCCGCTGGCTGA
- a CDS encoding phytanoyl-CoA dioxygenase family protein, protein MPLDANQLAQFQEQGFVNAGPLFDALQLDAIGREYDRLVNFDAQTLGNDAEGRFPYRAMLNFRSPELAACILEPALLEIATQLLGPDVRFWWDQGINKAPGAGSKIAWHQDNGYQRGRTQEYLTCWLALDDSSLENGGLLVIPGSTKAGHREHEWQGVHAVIPEESIAVSDAVPLDARAGDVLVFSSLLVHQTVGNQTRDRQRRAWVIQYCRGDQHNETTGEIYDNCAWAVRDGRFATTLESERPYDLHSDRP, encoded by the coding sequence ATGCCCCTCGACGCGAACCAGCTTGCCCAGTTCCAGGAACAGGGCTTCGTGAACGCCGGCCCGCTCTTCGACGCCCTCCAGCTCGACGCGATCGGTCGCGAGTACGACCGCCTCGTCAACTTCGACGCTCAGACCCTCGGGAACGACGCGGAAGGACGTTTCCCCTACCGCGCCATGCTGAACTTCCGGAGCCCCGAGCTCGCCGCCTGCATCCTCGAGCCCGCGCTCCTCGAGATCGCGACCCAGCTGCTCGGCCCCGACGTGCGCTTCTGGTGGGACCAGGGCATCAACAAAGCGCCCGGAGCCGGCAGCAAGATCGCTTGGCATCAGGACAACGGTTACCAGCGCGGCCGCACCCAGGAGTACCTGACCTGCTGGCTCGCGCTCGACGATTCGAGCCTCGAGAACGGCGGGCTGCTGGTGATTCCGGGCTCGACGAAGGCGGGCCACCGCGAACACGAGTGGCAGGGTGTGCACGCGGTGATCCCGGAAGAATCGATCGCCGTGAGCGACGCCGTGCCCCTCGATGCCCGTGCCGGCGACGTGCTCGTGTTCTCATCGCTGCTGGTGCACCAGACCGTCGGCAACCAGACGCGGGATCGTCAACGCCGCGCCTGGGTCATCCAGTACTGCCGCGGAGATCAGCACAACGAAACGACGGGCGAGATCTACGACAACTGCGCCTGGGCCGTGCGCGACGGACGGTTTGCAACGACGCTCGAGAGCGAGCGTCCCTACGACCTCCACTCCGACCGCCCGTAG
- a CDS encoding phytanoyl-CoA dioxygenase family protein: protein MTELVRLPATATPDEIVPIVQRDGALILEDVLASTQVDQALRELTPYIDATRPGHDDFSGRHTTRTGALVARSAASREMVLHPGVLASARQFLAPWCDRIQLHLSQVIRILPGEKAQRIHRDRWAWGTHLSGLEPQFNTIWALTDFEAKNGATQVVPGSVGWKDGRVPEPSEIRRAEMSAGSVLVYSGSVYHGGGANESDGPRIGANMTYTLGWLRQEENQYLSCPPEIAREFPKELQELIGYAMGSYALGYYTPPLPPGEGPESVGPEFALGQGGDAYRLGSDELYEKLNDQIRAARDR from the coding sequence ATGACCGAACTCGTACGACTGCCGGCCACCGCCACTCCCGACGAGATCGTGCCGATCGTGCAACGCGACGGTGCGCTGATCCTGGAGGACGTATTGGCGTCGACCCAGGTGGATCAGGCGCTCCGCGAGCTCACGCCCTACATCGACGCGACGCGTCCCGGCCACGATGACTTCTCCGGTCGGCACACGACGCGAACCGGTGCGTTGGTCGCGCGGTCGGCGGCGTCGCGGGAGATGGTCCTCCACCCCGGCGTTCTGGCGTCTGCGCGTCAGTTCCTCGCCCCGTGGTGCGATCGCATCCAGCTGCATCTCTCGCAGGTCATCCGGATCCTGCCCGGGGAGAAGGCGCAGCGGATCCACCGCGACCGCTGGGCCTGGGGCACCCATCTCAGTGGCCTCGAGCCGCAGTTCAACACGATCTGGGCCCTGACCGACTTCGAGGCGAAGAACGGGGCGACCCAGGTCGTCCCGGGGAGTGTCGGCTGGAAGGACGGTCGCGTCCCCGAGCCGTCCGAGATCCGGCGCGCCGAAATGAGCGCGGGCTCGGTGCTCGTCTACTCGGGTTCGGTGTACCACGGTGGCGGCGCGAACGAGTCGGACGGGCCGCGCATCGGCGCGAACATGACCTATACGCTCGGCTGGCTACGTCAGGAAGAGAACCAGTATCTGTCGTGTCCGCCCGAGATCGCGCGGGAATTCCCGAAGGAGCTGCAAGAGCTGATCGGGTACGCCATGGGCAGCTACGCGTTGGGGTACTACACCCCGCCGCTTCCGCCGGGCGAGGGGCCCGAATCCGTCGGGCCCGAGTTCGCCCTGGGGCAGGGTGGCGACGCCTATCGCCTCGGCAGCGACGAGCTCTACGAGAAGCTCAACGACCAGATTCGCGCCGCCCGCGATCGCTGA